One window of Trifolium pratense cultivar HEN17-A07 linkage group LG5, ARS_RC_1.1, whole genome shotgun sequence genomic DNA carries:
- the LOC123885806 gene encoding zinc finger protein ZPR1-like, producing MELGSVVEAVSADVGTGGAAPLYNIESFESLCMHCGQNGTTNSFITLIPHFKKIWLSAFDCPHCGDKNNEVMFVGDIPPHCCCYTLKISSGNSEMLNRQVVKSEHATIKIPELDFEIQSEARCGSLSTVEGILMRAADDLQALQEERKKVAPETAEAIDQFLVKLRACAAGESSFTFILDDPAGNSFIENPFAPSSDPSLTINFYDRTPEKQALLGYQAREEPHGSVGATAGHRAIAQSNSAEIAEALFRYTAPEEVYAFPVTCGCGSGCETRMFPIDIPYFQEAIVMASTCDACGYRSSELKAGGEVSKKGKSITLSVQNVNDLSRDVIKSDTASVKIPELDFELASCSRTIGGVVTTVEGLITKISESLERIHGFTFGDSLEEHSRSKWLDFEDRLNKILSLETPWTLILDDALACSFIAPATDNLEDDKQLTYEEYERTWEQEEELGLHQMDTTSADAAYES from the exons ATGGAGCTTGGATCAGTGGTTGAAGCAGTTTCTGCTGATGTTGGTACTGGTGGCGCCGCTCCTCTCTACAACATTGAAAGCTTTGAAAGCCTATGCATGCATTGTGGTCAAAAC GGCACTACAAATTCCTTCATCACTCTCATTCCTCACTTCAAAAAG ATTTGGTTGTCTGCTTTCGATTGTCCTCACTGTGGTGACAA GAACAATGAAGTAATGTTTGTTGGCGATATTCCACCGCATTGTTGCTGCTACACCCTGAAGATCTCATCCGGCAATTCAGAG ATGCTCAATAGGCAAGTGGTAAAATCAGAACATGCTACCATTAAG ATACCAGAATTGGATTTTGAGATTCAATCAGAGGCTCGATGTGGTAGTCTATCAACG GTAGAAGGGATACTGATGCGAGCTGCTGATGACCTTCAAGCCCTTCAAGAGGAACGCAaa AAAGTAGCTCCAGAGACAGCTGAAGCAATCGACCAGTTCTTGGTAAAATTGCGAGCCTGTGCAGCAGGAGAATCATCATTTACATTTATTCTTGACGATCCTGCTGGAAATAGCTTCATTGAAAACCC GTTTGCGCCATCATCCGATCCATCACTAACAATCAATTTTTACGATCGAACTCCTGAGAAACAAGCATTATTGGGATATCAAGCAAGGGAAGAACCACACGGGTCAGTAGGGGCAACAGCAGGTCACAGAGCTATTGCACAGAGTAACAGCGCAGAAATTGCAGAAGCCTTATTTCGATATACTGCACCAGAAGAG GTGTATGCTTTCCCGGTAACTTGTGGTTGTGGTAGTGGATGTGAAACTCGAATGTTTCCAATTG ATATTCCGTACTTCCAAGAAGCAATTGTTATGGCATCCACTTGCGATGCTTGTGGTTACCGCAGCTCTGAG TTGAAAGCCGGTGGAGAAGTttcaaaaaaaggaaaaagcatTACTCTTTCTGTGCAAAACGTTAACGACCTAAGCCGTGATGTAATAAAG TCTGATACTGCAAGTGTAAAAATTCCTGAACTTGACTTCGAGCTGGCAAGTTGCAGTCGCACTATCGGAGGAGTTGTTACAACTGTTGAAGGTTTAATTACAAAAATTAGTGAAA GCCTTGAGAGGATCCATGGGTTTACTTTCGGAGATAGTCTTGAGGAACATAGTCGAAGCAAGTGGTTGGACTTTGAGGACAGACTAAACAAG ATTCTTAGCTTGGAAACACCTTGGACTTTAATTCTTGATGATGCATTAGCATGCTCTTTTATAGCACCTGCAACTGATAATCTGGAAGACGACAAACAGTTAACTT ATGAGGAATATGAGAGGACATGGGAGCAAGAGGAAGAATTAGGACTGCATCAGATGGACACCACTTCTGCCGATGCTGCTTATGAATCATAA